The window ACCACTATGAAATAAAACTCAAAAACTAAACATCTCATGTAAGGCAAGTATAATTTCTTTTCCAATGATATAAAACTGCAAAGTATCTCAATAAATGTACAAAACTTGAACACAGCTCCACTTCTTGTTTTCATTATTTTCAAAAGTTCAGAGCAACAATAGAATCTAATCTATGATAGAAAGAGCTTTTCAAATAATACAATAAGATGATATCCTTCAAAACAGTCTCATCACATTTGGTACCAAAAACTATAGCAGGTTTTTTCCACATAAATACTCAACTGTTCTAACCTTTCCAAAACCTGCTAACAGTAAAGCAACCTTCTCAAATGGTGGCAACGCATTCCAATCCAAGGTAACAAAGGTATTTGAACAAACAACGAAGCACAAAGAGCACACATCACAGATATACAACAACCTAAACTTCAGACCAAGAGCTCAAGAATATTAATATCATGTCCCCTTATGAACTACCTGAAATCAACATCAAAAATATAGGGAATGAGCTTCACAAGCTCAATAGATACGACAAAACAATCATTATAACAAAGACTCCAACCCGATATGCATCTGAATGTGAAAGACTGAAAATATGCTTTTAGATGCTCATTAGTTTAAGAAAATAACCACAAGATGGAGGTTAAAACTCACTAGCTACTGTTGTACTTTTGGAAGGAAACCAGAAATCCAAATCATTATAGCAAAAGAGGAACTTTACTCAGATAATAACATTGAAGCCAAAGAGATATGTCAAATCTTTAAAAACTTAAATAAGCCTCAGCAATATACATAAAACAAAGAAAAGACTGAGACTAAAGGTCAATAGGCAAAATATTTATGAATCCGATAGAAGTAACATCAATACTATAAAGTCCTTTTCGCTTCAAAGAACTCATTGGGAAATTCTGAATCCTTTCATCCTGGGAAATTTCCAAAAGAAAATCATCCATGAAACTTTCAAGAACATTTGATACTTGAATCCTTTAAATTCTTGAAATTCCGGTTATAGCCCACCGCCCAACTATACCACCGAGCAAACCCCGCACATACGGTCCCTTGATCAGGTTTTAGGTTAAACAACCCAAGGGAGGCACAATCGCCACTCAAACAATTCACCAGGCCTAACCAAATAAAAACCATTCGAAATCTGTTTTCTTCTCAAGAAACATTATCGCTTTTCCAAACTGAACGGGTCAATCAAAGGATTTTCAATAAGAACTTGAAATCCCTTTTCAAAATGTATTAAGATTTGGCCAAGAAAAGAGTGTACTTCAACTCAAACCCCTTTCCTTTCAAGAAACAGAATCTTACAGAATAAATCTTTTTATGAAGATCGGATCAGTAAAAAGTTTGGATTTGAACAATGTACTAATCTGAAAGGACGTACTAATCGAAGAAAGGGACTTTGTATTCCAAGTAAATTCAATTAGGCATATTAGAATAATCAATTTTCAATAACAAGCTAGACATGGGATAAGTATCAATACATGGATTTGAACAAAGCCAGCAGCAAGCAACTTAGGATTTTCTTTTCTAAACTGTTAGAACAATTGTAGATAGCAACAGACAATACCAACGGAAAGGAATAAAACTAACAATGAACCAGCAGTATGGCCTTTTCTTAAAAACATAATGCAAGGCATTGAGGTGTACTGAAAGTAGAAGTATCCTATTGCAAATAATGTCAATAAATTATAAACACCTTGAACAACGATGAAGTGGTACAGATTTGTCTCAAGTACAGCCATATATAAAAAGGATAGAAATGAAATAGTTCAAATGGAAGTTCAAAGTTCAACAGGAAACCAGGAGACATACTAAAAATTTTGGAATTTTACCAATTGCAGGGTAAACTTTGAAAAATCCCCTACTTTTCAATTTACATTGGAATAAGCTGAAACTTTCCAGATCTCTTGTAGGCTAACAAGGAAGCAACATGTAAAAGTTTCAGAAAATTTGGACATTTAAAAGTTAGCTAAACGAATTTCCAAAGTGATTGCAGAACCAAACAGTTTCTGCAGAATTTTCAGAATTTATATCTTTCCTTTATGTAAAAGCTAAGAGTTATAAATACAATGTGTTTTGAACAAATCCTGCTTAAAGAACTTCTTGGAATGTCTATTTTAAAGGAAGACAAAGCTTAACTGAAGAGAGTACTTGAAGTCGGTTCAGAAATTGATCTCAGAATTCGATAAAAACAACCATAATCTATTGATTGCTACAACGAAGAGAATGAAACAAGGTTCCACCAACATATATCCTTATCAAAATCTAAGAATTAGTAGAGAAAAGATATCACAGCATTCACACATAATACACATCAAATTAGAATCTAAGCTATAAGGAAGGTTTTGTTTTGCCTACCTCAAATCATAGCAACCAGCAGCCCAAATCTCCAAGCACACAAGCATCCAATAGACGACAACAATCCAAACTCAGACGCAAATACCCAGCTTGTACCATAGCAATCCAGGTCCCCTAATTGAATTTCACAATGCAAATCATACTCCAATTATGAACTTGAACGGTTCATATTTGACAGATTTGGTTCGTCTGTTAATTTGATCTAGTTTGTTATCTTAACGAACACCAATTTGGTTGAAAATTTGTAGAAATGATCTACTCATATAAACCTAAAAACTGAATGAATGAGATGTCAAAATGTGATCAAAAAATGAGTCTTTTAAACCATAAACCGAAAAGTCCTCAACTAGTCCTCAACTTAAGAGTCCTCACTAGAAGGACTCCCTTTATTGGAAAGCAGCTCAAACATGAAAACTAGTTTGAAAAGAGGAGATCGAACTTACAACAGCAAGTAGAGGGATAGATTCATCTTCTTTAACAATAGAATTCATGGGAAAATCTCTCCTCTTTTTCTTGTAAGCTAGTGAATGGGTTGTCGTTGCTTTAGAGAAAAAAGAAGAATGATCGATAATTGGAAACAAAGCTGAAGGGTCTAGAGAAAAGGAGAGAGAGCACGTGTACGGCTGGGAGAGGGAAACATAGCAAATAAATTTGATGGGTGGAGGGGATTAACCAACGTGTCCCATAATTTTGGAGGGACTGGATGCTTCTAATATTAACTAGGTATTTAACACATACCCTTAATAATAACGAACAACCCACTCTACATCCAAACCCAATTCGACATATATTATAACCCAAAACATGAAACATATTCCATGTAACGAAAATAAAATCCCTAGTAAAATTTAATTTAAGTCTAGGTCATTACAATGCGACAGAGGGTTTGGGAGACGGTGGTGGCAGAGGGGAATGGGAAAGGGCTTTAGAGTATTCGGGTGTAGTGATTTGGAGGAGGAGGAGGTGGGTTTTGGAGGAGAGTCGTACCTGAGAGGAGGTTTGGAGTTGCGGTTGGGTCTGAGGAATTGCTCTCGGAGGACTGTCAGGGGTGGACGTTAGGGAATGGCTTCGGTGACCATTGAAGAGAAAACAAAAGTGAAGAAGAAAAAGAAATAATATAAATAAATATGAGGGCAATTCTGGGAAAGAAGAAAGAGTGGTGATAAAGTATAAAAAATTGAAAGGGTGCGTGAGATCGAATAAATTTATTATTTAATTAAGGTTATTAATTTATCAAATATTTATTTAGAAGAATGAAATTTACACACGCTAAATTATAATCCACACATCCTGACCTATAACATGGAAAGTTTTGACATTTCCATATAGAAAAAGTAGGCCAGGGTGTGTAGATTGTAATTTAAGGTATGCAAATTTCACTCCCCTTTATTTATCTAGGTTTTAGAACATCTTCATATTTTCTTGAAATTCTTAATTTTAGGGAATATAGATCTGTTTTTAAGTCCAACAGCTTCCCCATCATATTCCCCAAAACGGGGATGGAGAAGAAAGAGAAGCACTTATTCCCTAAATTCGCAGCAAAGTCTTCCTTCCCCAAATTATCGAAATTAGCATCGCCATAAATTTCTCATATTCTCCGATGAGAAGAAAAAATATAAAATATATTATTGAGTATTTTATTGTTATAATAAGATATATAATATTTCTTTTTGTTATAATTAAAAATGATGTAGAATATTTAATTGTAGTAATAAATGCCAAAATCTTCAAAATGGGGAAGCTGTTGGAGATAGAGCAAATTTTTTTTAGAGATTTTGACTTTTGTTTCCCTATTTTGGAGAAATTTTGGGGAAGTTGTTGGAGATGCTTTTACTGTATTTACTAACGTGGCAAACGCCTGGAGTAAAAAAAAAAATTTGAATAATTATTTCCCTAACACCTAGAATAAGAACTTTTGTTGTTGTTGTTGAGAAAATAGACAATTTCATTAACTTGTCCACAACTATAATGCGCTTAAATCAATCTGCCTATTCACGACACGACCAAAAAGTCTAGTTGGCAACAAGCAATAACAAAGTGATAGATAATCCTCATTATAAATGTGCTTAGTTAAGCCTATCACATCTAACTTCTAACTATTCATATCTAAATTCCATGTACCGGTAATAGCCGTCGTTTGCGGACCTCAATTGGTGTACAATAAAGTAAAATCGAAATTTAAACAAGAACAATCTTCCATCAGATGTGCAGGTAAGAAACAAGGAAATTAAGCGACCTCCTTACCCTTATCAGTAGGGCTAGCCTCTCCTAGATTAGACCTCGAGTATGTCATGTGAGACGGAGTAGATAGTTTCTGTGCAAACTTCGGCTCAAGTCCACCAAAATGTTTGCATAAAAAGGAAAAAGCCCAAACTCGAGCCCAAAAGCCCAGATCGAACCCCAAACCTTAACAGCCCCAAACCTTTCTTTCTTCCAAGCTAACGATGCCGCTCTTGCCGGCCACCACCTGCGAACCTCCGGCGGCCACGATTTCCAATCACCAGTTCACCACCCGGTCCAATTGGCGCCATCTAGCCCCAACTGGAGAGTCGCCGCCTTGTAGCCCTCATGTCCAAACGACCCCGTCGAACGGAATGAGCAATCCCATAGGTATCCAAATCCAGAGACGACGAAATTAACTTGTTGTGATAGCATCAACGAAGGCCATGGAGATTGTGAGATAGATAGGCTTGGTTGAAAAGTAGAGATATGTGGAAACTTGACGTAAGGCAGAGATCGTAAACGCTAGGGTTTTGGAAGAAAACTAGATGAGCGAAGGCTCCTGGTTTCTCGGAGCAAACCGAGGGGATTTTTTGATATCTCTAGTCCTAGAATAAGAACTTTAATCTTGCGGATACTGCAAAAACCTCAAATACCTTGCTAAAGTCATAGTTTTCCTTGCTAAATTCATAGAGTTATGCTTCAAAATCAATGTCCAGAATTTGGTGATTCAGACACAATGCCAACTCATGTGATCAAATATATACTTCAGATCGATTTGGAGCAGATATATTTAAATATTCAATGATGTGCTTTTTCTATAGTGAACTCGATCCCCACTTTATATTTATGTCAACGTCCAACCTTCTCACCGGTAGCTAGCTAGGGTACCTGAGATATTTAGAAACGAGAGGGTACAATATATCAGATCTGAGAACCAGCCAAAATGATTCCAACGATGAGCTTCTAATGTGTTTGCCGGAACATGATATCCATTTGCAAAACACTTTTTATTTGTAACACTTTCCAGCTTTAAGTAATGAAGATGACAAGAAGCCGAAGAGGCTATTGATGAGAATTGTGTCCCAGTTGACAGATAGAGACCTCAAAGATCCAGAGAGAAGGATGCAAGATGGCTATTCTACTGTAGTACATTACACCTTTTAGCATTAGGGTTCCACGAGATTGCTCGTAAAATCTGACTGTATATATAATCGTTTAGGCATATTCAAACAAACAGACAAGAGTACTGCATCTTTCTATTTCCACGACGGTTCAAGAACCACTCGAAAGCATTCAGGCGATTCAGCAAGTTTGATCGCTGGCCAGACCAGCTCATTTTCTCTGTAACTGAGATCCCATAACAAAACATGTAAGACAATCTATCAACTTTCACCACACACGGCAACGATTTTTATTATTTCTATCTTTCACTTCATATTTTTCTCTTTGACAACGTATGTGTAATCTACTTTAGACGATAGCTGAGATCTAGAACTCAAATCACAAATCATATATATTCACTTTCATATCTATGAATGAATGAATGATGATATTTCGTTAACTAAAACTCCCTAGTTAACGATCAATGCTGGTTCAAGCCGCAAGCTCGCAACTTGTTCACCTATTTTTGTGAAGCTTTGTTTTTTTGTTTTTTCCTCTTTAACAAGGTGTATTTCAAACAGTAGCTCGGCTACTAAAACTTGGAAAGTCGTTTCAATCTAAAGCGAGACATGAGAGTTGCCCTATCGACAACTTCATAGATTTAAGCATAATCTCCTAAAAAAAAAAAAAAAAAAACTAATTTAGATGTCGGAATCAAAACATGTTTTATGCAACATTCATCATAAAAACCTAATATGTAAAGAAATTAAAAATGAAAATAAGACCATAGAATAAAAGACTTCATGCACAATTGTCTTCCCAAATCACCAAACACCCATTTACGCATCTGGTCACCAGTCTATGACCCAGACATGATTCTAAACGGTTCTAAACACCCATTTAGTTCTTATTTGAAACGGTTCTAAACACAAAAACATAGTTCTACAATGTCGAAAACACAGTTGAGTTCAAGCATTAGAAGAATACATTGTACCATTTTCAAACTACAGTCGGTCATTTCTCAATACAGTTAGATACCTACACGCATCAAGCCTGCATAATTTTGCTTCACCCACTTTTTTCTGGAAGATGATAGTTGGAGCAGAAGCCATCTTGCATTTCTTTACCCTCTGTTGAAGATTGGATTGGTGGGGCAAATAATATATCACCATTTTCTGCAAATTTTGAGCATGCTCGAGAATGTAGAAGACGAATTCTACTGTGTTACTCCCATGACAAAGCTCTATTTTTACCTCGTTAAGCTGATAAATGAAAGCGAGGTTCTGAGACTCCCAAAATTTCTTATTAAATCCGCACGCCTGGGAACAACAAGCAGAGTGATTAAAAAAATTTCCAAAAGATGTGTACCAACAAACAAGTTGTAAAACGGAAAGAATTAAAAGGTTATTCCCATAACAGCATTACATGGAGACATGATTATGCCTTAAGCTTTAGACATAACACTTCATACTGATAACAAGTTTTTACTTTTTAGAGATCGAGCCACAGACTTTAGCTTACCTCTGGTTTATCAAGGAAGAAGGAAGGGTGTGTGCTTATGTGCAAAGTATTCAAATTAGACATTCCACTTAGCAGAGAGACCATTTCAGGAACTATGCCATCATTCAAGCACCCGACGTGCAAAGTCAAGAAAGAAACATTATTCAAGGTAGAAGGCATGGATCTTTCGCTGAGCAGTACCTACAATATTATGGAGAAAGGCAAATTCTTACAAAGAATTAGCACACATAAGTACATAACCAATAAAACACTGGTCGTAAATTTAAGCTAAATGTCATATATTTCCAGCA of the Fragaria vesca subsp. vesca linkage group LG6, FraVesHawaii_1.0, whole genome shotgun sequence genome contains:
- the LOC101314767 gene encoding uncharacterized protein LOC101314767 — its product is MSSSSCKCIKDLRLYEVSADNITIQSSSLESFSYVVHAYSILCNLSISGEKLAHIHIEWGFYKPRSRSLYISAPNLKTLKWFGRVLNHQELGELVCLEKAEILLEHKEEYKFDNVSEILGSISRTKALTLLEETVKVLLSERSMPSTLNNVSFLTLHVGCLNDGIVPEMVSLLSGMSNLNTLHISTHPSFFLDKPEACGFNKKFWESQNLAFIYQLNEVKIELCHGSNTVEFVFYILEHAQNLQKMVIYYLPHQSNLQQRVKKCKMASAPTIIFQKKVGEAKLCRLDACRYLTVLRNDRL